The Candidatus Hydrogenedentota bacterium genomic interval CCATGCCGCCGCGCCCGTGCGCGCCAAAAACTGCCGTCGGTCCATCCTGTCCATAACGAGGTCCTCCCGCCTCCATGTTCCAGTCAATTTATCACGATAAGCCAATACGTCCGGTAACGCAAATCGTGGCGCGTTCAAAACCGATGTGCATTTCAGCGTCCGCGGAAGCCGGCAGACCGGCGCGCCATTCCGGCAACCGGCCACACTTGTACAACCGGCTGTCAGGGTTGCAACAGTTCGTCCACATTCGTCTGATCAATGATTTGGATGGGCGTTTCGACTTTGGGCGGGATGGGTTGGCCTTCGATGCGCCGGCGGATCGTTTCCAGGGTGATGCGGCCCATTTCGCCGGGGTACACGGCGCAGGAAGCAGTCACGACACCGTCCTTGATGTCTTTGAGAGTATCGGGATTGCCGTCAATGCCGATGGTAAAGACGGATTTGCCGGCCTCGCGGGCGGCTTGGGCCGCGCCTTGGGCCATCGCGTCCGAACATGCGAAGAAGAGATCAACATCCGGCGTGGCCTTGAGGGCGGCGGCGGCGACATTCATGGCCTGCTGGCGTTCCCAGTTCGCGGGGGTTTTCGCGACGACCTCGATGGCGGGGTGCGCCCCGATTGCCGACAGGAAGCCGGTGGAACGTTCCGTGGTGTGCATGCCCGGAATGCCGAGCAGCAGATACACTTTGCCCGTGTAATCGCCGTGTTTTTTCTTGAGGAGTTCGGCGGCATATTCGCCGCAGAGTCGTCCGGCCTTCTGCTGGTCGTAGCCGATGTAGGCCTCGACTTTTCCGCCGGCGAGCGGCATGAGCGAGTTGTGCACGAACACGGGGATGCCGGCGGCGTTGGCCTGTTCGACGGCGCCCATGATGGCGCTGTCGTTGATCGCGCAAATCGAAATGGCGTTTACCTTGCGGCGCACGAGCGCCTGGACCATGTCCACCTGCGCGGCGAAATTGGTTTCGCGATCGGGCGCCAGCGACTCCACCTTCCAGCCGAGTTTTTCGCCCTCTTTCCGGGCCGCTTCGATCAGTGTGACGTGGAACGTGCTGGTCAACGCGGGCGAGACGAATCCGACGACGATGGGCTTGCCTGGCGCGTCCGCCGCGGGCGGCGTGGAACCGGGTTTGCCGCAACCGGCCATCAAGATTATCCCCCCAATAATGATGATCAATGATAAAAGGTTCCGCATAAAAGTCTCCCGTTTATGGCTGTAACTCCCCATCCTCTACAAGAAGGGCAAAAACGTTTTCAACTATTTGTTGCCGGCGCGCCCGAGGCGTCTTGCGAGGACATCCACCGCCACGGCCGCGATGATGATACCGCCGATGACGACCTTTTGCACGTTGTAGTCCACGGCGGCGAGGTTGAGTCCGTTGCGCACGACGCCCATGATCAACGCGCCCAGCAGTGTGCCAAGGACGTTTCCCTGCCCGCCGGCGAGACTCGTGCCGCCGATGACGACCGCTGCGATGACATCGAGTTCGAATCCGTCGCCCTCCTGCGGCATCATCCATGCGAGGCGTCCAGCGACAATCAGCCCGCTGACGGCCGCCAGCGCGCCGGTCAACGTGTAGACGAGAATCTTGGTTGTGTGAATGCGGATGCCGCTCAGGCGGGCGGATTCCTCGTTACCGCCGATGGCGTAGACGTTGCGCCCGAAGCGGGTGTGCCTCAGCGCGAGCCAGCCGATCGCATAGATGGCCAGCATGAGGATGATGGGAAACGGGATGCCCAATGGCCGCGCGAGCGCGATGGCGCGCATGCCGGCGGTGACCTGCACCGGCGAACTGTGGCTGATGTAATAGGCCATGCCGCGGGCGACGCCCATCACGCCGAGCGTCGCGATGAACGGCGTGAGCGGAATCTTCGTGACCATCAGGCCGTTCAGCAGGCCGCAGACCGCGCCGGTCGCAATGGCGGCCGCAAAGCCGACCGAGACGCCCATCCATGCCGGGCCGAATTCGGCGCACCGGAGTCCCGCGAGCGATCCGGCGCATCCGGACAAGGCCAGGACGCTGCCGACGGAAAGATCGATCCCCGCCGTCAGGATCACGAGCGTCATGCCGACCGCCGCAATGGCGATGCCGGAAATCTGGACGAGCACGTCTTTGATGTTGTCCATCGAGAGGAATTCGGGCTGCCGGGCGGCCATGACGGCGCACAAGGCGGCGAGAAACACGACCACGCCGACTTTTCGCAACACCCGGACGATCCGCGCCATGTCCATTTCTCCTGTGTACTTCCCTGGCGATTCCTGTGATAGAATGCCGAAAACAAGGGAGAACACACAACCATGGATTTTCCACTTCGCCGGGCGTGGTCATTGGTGCGCGGCGCCATGCCCTACGCGGTTCACCGCGCGGCGGTGTACGGCGCGCTGTGCCTGGGTTTGTTCTGTTATTTGTGGATGCTGGCCGTCGTGGGCGGGGTGTTCGGGGCCATCGCGTTCTGGACCTTGTTCATCGGGTCGGCGGGCATAGCGCTGCTGATCGGCATGGGCGGATTCGTCAGCGTGTATCTACTGTATCGCCGCCGGATCGGCCATGTGGCCATTTTGACCGAATTGGCCACGGAAGGCCATTTGCCGGGGGGCATTTCGCAGGTCAAATGGGCCGAGGGCCGCGTATTGCACTATTTCGGCGGGCTGGCGGGTCTGCTGAACGCGCGCCGCATCATCCGGGAAACGATGCGATCCTTGGATCGCAACCTGTTCGACTCCTCGGCGGTATTGCCTGTACCGGGTCTCGAGGGCGGTTCGCGGTTTGCCTGGCATGTGGCCGATCTGAGCGTGGGCTACATCGAGGAGGCTTTTGCCGCGTATGCGTTTCACACCCGCAACGACAATGTCCACGAGTCCCTGCGCGCCGCCATTCTGATCTATTGCCAATGCTGGAAATCCATGCTGAGCCGGGCCATCACCCTGACATGGCTGGGGTATGCCTTTGGCCTGTCGGTGGCCGTC includes:
- a CDS encoding ABC transporter permease produces the protein MARIVRVLRKVGVVVFLAALCAVMAARQPEFLSMDNIKDVLVQISGIAIAAVGMTLVILTAGIDLSVGSVLALSGCAGSLAGLRCAEFGPAWMGVSVGFAAAIATGAVCGLLNGLMVTKIPLTPFIATLGVMGVARGMAYYISHSSPVQVTAGMRAIALARPLGIPFPIILMLAIYAIGWLALRHTRFGRNVYAIGGNEESARLSGIRIHTTKILVYTLTGALAAVSGLIVAGRLAWMMPQEGDGFELDVIAAVVIGGTSLAGGQGNVLGTLLGALIMGVVRNGLNLAAVDYNVQKVVIGGIIIAAVAVDVLARRLGRAGNK
- a CDS encoding sugar ABC transporter substrate-binding protein, which encodes MRNLLSLIIIIGGIILMAGCGKPGSTPPAADAPGKPIVVGFVSPALTSTFHVTLIEAARKEGEKLGWKVESLAPDRETNFAAQVDMVQALVRRKVNAISICAINDSAIMGAVEQANAAGIPVFVHNSLMPLAGGKVEAYIGYDQQKAGRLCGEYAAELLKKKHGDYTGKVYLLLGIPGMHTTERSTGFLSAIGAHPAIEVVAKTPANWERQQAMNVAAAALKATPDVDLFFACSDAMAQGAAQAAREAGKSVFTIGIDGNPDTLKDIKDGVVTASCAVYPGEMGRITLETIRRRIEGQPIPPKVETPIQIIDQTNVDELLQP